In Candidatus Nealsonbacteria bacterium DGGOD1a, one DNA window encodes the following:
- a CDS encoding DUF87 domain-containing protein: MAKKNKKNAVPGQELQMKTITIKDIVAPSSIMLAPDYLKLSERCGKSFFIFSYPRYLNSGWFTPVINLDTPMDVAFHINPIDTAKTLRDLRKKLTEVQAEIMEREEKGLVRDPALEIAYQDLESLRDKLQTSTERMFRLGIYLTVYEDNFEKLRDIETTLRSILESKLVYIKPSMYQQKEGFITTCPYGLDQIQIYTPMNTGPLSSTFPFVSFDLSANEGILYGTNLHNNSLILFDRFSLENANSVIFAKSGSGKSYGVKLEILRSMMLGIDGIVVDPENEFKTLAESTGGSFLNVSLASPYHINPFDLPEPREDENPADVIRSNIINIVGLVRILLGGLNPEEDSIIDRALTEVYAAKDITPETDPQLWPERTPLMQDMEAVLEGMDGTDSLVRRIRKFTQGTYSEFFNQPTNISMEKPLVVFGIRDMENELRTAAMYIIMHYIWNKVRSKLRKRILVVDEAWVLMQSEDGASFLYGLCKRARKYWLGVSTITQDVADFMRSNYGAPIITNSSLQFLMKQSPATIDVVQKTFNLTEREKGFLLEAEIGEGLFFAGQKHVAMKVVASYIEDQIITTNPEEINKIKKAKAEMQPPQ, translated from the coding sequence ATGGCTAAAAAAAACAAGAAAAACGCGGTACCGGGTCAGGAACTGCAAATGAAAACCATCACGATTAAAGACATCGTGGCGCCGTCGTCGATAATGCTGGCGCCGGATTATTTGAAATTAAGCGAGCGTTGCGGAAAATCGTTCTTTATTTTTTCCTACCCGCGCTATTTGAATTCCGGCTGGTTCACGCCGGTTATCAATCTGGACACGCCCATGGATGTGGCTTTCCACATCAATCCGATCGACACCGCCAAAACTTTGCGGGACTTGCGGAAAAAACTCACTGAAGTGCAGGCCGAAATCATGGAAAGGGAAGAAAAAGGGCTGGTGCGCGATCCGGCGCTGGAAATCGCTTATCAGGATTTGGAAAGTTTGCGCGACAAACTCCAAACCTCGACGGAACGGATGTTCCGCCTGGGAATTTATCTAACGGTTTACGAAGACAATTTCGAAAAATTGCGCGACATCGAAACCACCCTGCGTTCGATTCTCGAATCGAAATTGGTATACATAAAACCTTCGATGTATCAGCAAAAAGAAGGATTTATCACCACCTGCCCCTACGGATTGGACCAAATACAGATATACACGCCCATGAACACCGGGCCGCTTTCATCGACATTCCCGTTTGTTTCGTTTGATCTAAGCGCCAACGAAGGGATTCTTTACGGAACCAACCTGCACAACAATTCGTTGATATTGTTCGACCGCTTCAGCCTTGAAAACGCCAACAGCGTCATTTTCGCCAAATCCGGTTCGGGAAAAAGTTACGGCGTCAAACTGGAAATTTTGCGTTCAATGATGCTTGGAATCGACGGCATCGTGGTCGATCCGGAAAACGAATTCAAAACATTGGCGGAATCCACCGGCGGATCGTTTTTGAATGTTTCTCTGGCGTCTCCCTACCATATCAATCCGTTTGACCTGCCCGAACCGCGCGAAGACGAAAACCCGGCCGATGTGATCCGTTCCAACATCATCAATATCGTGGGCCTGGTGCGCATCCTTTTGGGCGGCCTCAATCCGGAAGAAGATTCCATCATTGACCGGGCCTTGACCGAAGTCTACGCCGCCAAAGACATTACCCCCGAAACCGACCCCCAACTGTGGCCGGAACGCACGCCGCTAATGCAGGATATGGAAGCGGTGCTTGAAGGCATGGACGGCACCGATTCGCTGGTGCGCCGCATCCGCAAATTCACCCAGGGCACATATTCGGAATTTTTCAACCAGCCAACCAACATTTCCATGGAAAAACCCCTGGTGGTTTTCGGCATCCGCGACATGGAAAACGAACTGCGCACCGCGGCAATGTACATTATTATGCATTACATTTGGAACAAAGTGCGTTCAAAACTGCGCAAGCGCATCCTGGTGGTCGATGAAGCCTGGGTACTGATGCAGAGCGAAGACGGCGCATCGTTTTTATACGGACTCTGCAAACGCGCGCGCAAATACTGGCTGGGAGTTTCCACCATCACCCAAGATGTGGCCGATTTTATGCGCTCGAATTACGGCGCGCCCATCATCACCAACTCGTCTTTGCAATTTTTGATGAAACAATCTCCGGCCACCATCGATGTGGTCCAAAAAACATTCAATCTCACCGAAAGGGAAAAAGGGTTCCTGCTGGAAGCCGAAATAGGCGAGGGATTATTTTTCGCCGGACAAAAACATGTGGCGATGAAAGTGGTCGCATCGTACATCGAAGACCAAATCATCACCACCAACCCCGAAGAAATCAACAAAATCAAAAAAGCCAAAGCGGAAATGCAGCCGCCGCAATAA
- a CDS encoding YidC/Oxa1 family membrane protein insertase, whose protein sequence is MNFFDAILYQPFFNVLVVLYQYLGDFGFAVIALTVLIRVLLYPLAAESIRVQKVTAQIQPRMKEIQEKYKNDKEKQALLMMELWRENKINPLSSILFLIIQIPVLWTLYRVFLDGSKDSSLSMLYGFVPNPGAIDPAFFGAINLSASFPAFAVAAAVLQFVQTKMMMPKTPDKSDKKEKSQSEQFAAMMQTQSLYVFPAITVLIFWGLPAALSLYWISTSLFSIVQQYYILKKK, encoded by the coding sequence ATGAATTTTTTTGACGCCATTCTTTATCAGCCGTTTTTTAATGTTTTGGTCGTTTTATACCAATATCTTGGCGATTTCGGGTTTGCCGTGATCGCGCTCACGGTGTTGATCCGCGTGCTTCTTTATCCCCTTGCCGCCGAATCGATCCGGGTTCAAAAAGTTACCGCCCAAATACAGCCCCGGATGAAGGAGATACAGGAAAAATACAAAAACGATAAAGAAAAACAGGCGTTATTGATGATGGAATTGTGGCGGGAGAACAAAATCAACCCGTTGAGCAGTATTTTGTTTTTGATTATCCAGATTCCGGTTTTGTGGACGCTGTACCGCGTTTTTTTGGACGGCTCAAAAGACAGTTCGCTTTCCATGCTTTATGGGTTTGTTCCCAATCCGGGGGCTATCGATCCGGCATTTTTTGGGGCGATAAATCTTTCCGCCTCGTTTCCGGCGTTCGCGGTTGCCGCCGCCGTATTGCAGTTTGTCCAGACAAAAATGATGATGCCCAAGACGCCGGACAAATCCGACAAAAAAGAAAAAAGCCAGAGCGAGCAATTCGCGGCGATGATGCAAACCCAATCTTTGTATGTGTTTCCCGCGATCACGGTATTGATATTTTGGGGATTGCCGGCGGCATTGAGTCTTTATTGGATTTCCACCAGCTTGTTTTCGATTGTCCAGCAATATTATATATTAAAGAAAAAATGA